From Acidihalobacter aeolianus, a single genomic window includes:
- a CDS encoding N-acetylglutaminylglutamine amidotransferase, with translation MCGIAGEMGFGGGQPDASVLQRMLDRLRRRGPDHEGHYRDGPVLLGHRRLAIIDLSAAADQPMTDAATGATIVFNGTIYNYPELRRELIARGHAFRSNGDTEVILKAYAEWGEDCVERLLGMFAFAIWDVRAQHLFLARDRLGIKPLYYSETRAGFRFASNVQALLAGGGVDTDIDPIALHHHLSLHAVVPAPRTLLKGIRKLPPAHTLTIGADGRQHLRTYWRLAAHRPAEPRSEAEWIEAVHESLRTAVERRMRIADVPVGVLLSGGLDSSLLVALLAESGASGVKTFTVGFEDQPEEKGSEFEYSDPVAERYATEHHKFEIPNSEVLTRLPEAVDQMSEPMVAQDAVAFYLLSGQVSRHVKVVQSGQGADEVFGGYFWYPQMAGAQGTPIERFRPRYFDRDHAEYLRTVMPAYATDDVTSAYVAERLGEPDADEFIDQVLRFDATTLIVDDPVKRVDNMTMAWGLEARVPFLDHELVELAASMPPELKLRDGGKYALKQIARGRIPDAVIDRPKGYFPVPALKYVRGEAYDFMADIVNSQVSRERGLFRRDYVDALLHEPEAESSFTAIRGNKLWHMALLELWLQRHLGGEAR, from the coding sequence ATGTGTGGGATCGCAGGTGAAATGGGTTTCGGGGGCGGTCAACCCGATGCCTCCGTGTTGCAGCGCATGCTCGACCGCCTGCGCCGTCGCGGCCCGGATCACGAGGGCCATTATCGTGACGGACCCGTGCTGCTCGGGCATCGGCGTCTTGCCATCATCGACCTGTCCGCCGCCGCCGATCAGCCGATGACCGATGCCGCAACGGGGGCAACCATCGTCTTCAACGGCACTATCTACAACTACCCAGAACTCCGCCGCGAGCTGATCGCGCGTGGTCATGCGTTCCGCTCCAACGGCGATACCGAGGTGATCCTCAAGGCTTATGCCGAATGGGGCGAGGATTGTGTCGAGCGTCTGCTCGGCATGTTCGCCTTCGCCATCTGGGACGTACGCGCCCAGCACCTGTTCCTGGCACGCGATCGTCTTGGCATCAAGCCGCTGTACTACAGCGAAACGCGTGCCGGTTTCCGTTTCGCTTCCAATGTCCAAGCCCTGCTGGCCGGAGGCGGAGTCGACACCGACATCGATCCGATCGCCCTGCATCATCATCTCAGCCTGCACGCCGTAGTACCCGCGCCACGCACACTACTCAAGGGCATTCGTAAGTTACCGCCCGCGCATACGCTCACTATCGGTGCCGACGGACGTCAGCACCTGCGCACCTACTGGCGCCTGGCCGCGCACCGACCGGCAGAACCGCGCAGCGAGGCGGAGTGGATCGAGGCGGTGCACGAATCGTTGCGCACCGCGGTCGAACGGCGCATGCGAATCGCCGACGTACCCGTCGGCGTGCTGCTTTCCGGCGGTCTCGACTCCAGCCTGCTGGTGGCCCTGCTTGCCGAATCGGGGGCGAGTGGCGTCAAGACCTTCACCGTCGGTTTCGAGGACCAGCCGGAGGAGAAGGGCAGCGAGTTCGAGTACTCGGACCCGGTCGCCGAACGCTATGCGACCGAGCACCACAAGTTCGAGATCCCCAACAGCGAGGTACTGACCCGCCTGCCGGAGGCCGTCGACCAGATGTCCGAGCCGATGGTGGCGCAGGATGCGGTGGCCTTTTACCTGCTCTCGGGTCAGGTTTCGCGCCACGTCAAGGTGGTGCAGTCCGGGCAGGGGGCGGACGAGGTCTTTGGCGGCTATTTCTGGTACCCGCAGATGGCCGGAGCGCAGGGCACGCCGATCGAGCGTTTCCGCCCGCGCTATTTCGACCGCGATCACGCCGAATACTTACGTACGGTGATGCCGGCTTACGCGACCGACGACGTGACCTCGGCCTATGTTGCCGAGCGCCTCGGAGAACCGGATGCGGACGAATTCATCGACCAGGTGCTGCGTTTCGACGCCACCACACTGATCGTCGACGACCCGGTCAAGCGCGTGGACAACATGACCATGGCCTGGGGCCTGGAAGCGCGCGTGCCCTTTCTGGACCACGAACTGGTCGAGCTGGCCGCGAGTATGCCGCCCGAACTGAAACTGCGCGACGGCGGCAAGTATGCCCTCAAGCAGATCGCACGCGGACGCATTCCCGATGCGGTGATTGATCGTCCCAAGGGGTATTTCCCGGTGCCCGCGCTGAAATACGTGCGTGGCGAGGCCTACGACTTCATGGCCGACATCGTCAATTCGCAGGTGAGCCGCGAGCGCGGGCTGTTTCGGCGCGACTACGTCGACGCGCTCCTGCACGAACCCGAGGCGGAGTCTAGCTTTACCGCGATCCGAGGCAACAAGCTGTGGCACATGGCGCTGCTCGAGCTTTGGCTGCAGCGGCATCTGGGCGGCGAGGCGCGCTGA
- the argF gene encoding ornithine carbamoyltransferase: MKVRHFLSLDDLSAHELRTLIERANELKSIQHLGNRHTPLLGKTLGMIFEKASTRTRVSFEVGMAQLGGHALFLSPRDTQLGRGEPIEDTARVLSRMVDVVMIRTFAHETLERFAAHSRVPVINGLSDDVHPCQLLADLQTYTEHRGDIQGRTVAWIGDGNNMCHSWMNAARLLDFKLRIACPPGYEPDARFTAAAGEHAEIMHDAAAAAAGADLLVTDVWASMGQEEEQARRAAAFAAYQIDKQLMAAAAPDALFMHCLPAHRGEEVSADVIDGPQSVVWDEAENRLHAQKALLEFLLDVALRG, encoded by the coding sequence ATGAAGGTCCGCCACTTCCTGAGTCTGGACGACCTGAGCGCCCACGAACTGCGTACGCTGATCGAACGCGCCAACGAACTGAAGTCGATCCAGCATCTCGGCAACCGCCATACGCCGCTGCTCGGCAAGACACTCGGCATGATCTTCGAAAAGGCCTCCACGCGTACCCGCGTGTCCTTCGAGGTCGGCATGGCGCAGCTCGGCGGCCATGCGCTGTTTCTTTCCCCGCGCGATACCCAGCTCGGACGCGGCGAACCGATCGAGGACACCGCGCGCGTGCTCTCGCGGATGGTCGATGTCGTCATGATTCGCACCTTCGCGCACGAGACCCTCGAGCGCTTCGCGGCGCATTCCCGCGTGCCGGTCATCAACGGCCTGAGCGACGACGTGCACCCCTGTCAACTGCTCGCCGACCTGCAGACCTACACCGAACACCGGGGCGACATCCAGGGACGCACCGTGGCCTGGATCGGCGACGGCAACAACATGTGCCACTCCTGGATGAACGCTGCGCGACTGCTGGATTTCAAGCTGCGCATCGCCTGCCCCCCGGGTTACGAACCGGATGCACGCTTCACCGCCGCGGCCGGCGAGCATGCCGAGATCATGCACGACGCGGCGGCGGCCGCTGCCGGTGCGGACCTGCTGGTGACCGATGTCTGGGCCAGCATGGGCCAGGAGGAAGAACAGGCACGGCGCGCCGCGGCCTTCGCTGCCTATCAGATCGACAAGCAGCTCATGGCGGCAGCGGCGCCGGATGCCCTGTTCATGCACTGCCTGCCGGCACATCGCGGAGAGGAGGTTTCCGCGGACGTGATCGACGGCCCGCAAAGCGTGGTCTGGGACGAGGCGGAAAACCGTTTGCATGCACAGAAGGCCCTGCTCGAATTCCTGCTCGACGTCGCCCTGAGGGGATGA
- a CDS encoding ABC transporter ATP-binding protein produces the protein MIHLEYRIEYPVVLDVSLDVAGFSVLLGSSGAGKSTLLKAVAGLLPATGRPFAELPPERRPVGYLPQGYALFPHLRVWENVAFALRGSRNRRRAEADALLDGVGLVELAERRPETLSGGQQQRVALARALARKPELLLLDEPTSALDATTRDQVMGELIELVDEQAIPTLAVTHDPHLAAMADRMGVLAGGRIAQQGSPAEVFGHPTDAAVARQVGYQNLLPARVRRIAATHSEIACGDVTLQVPGEPRFAAGDEALLAIRAEDIHCGKPHETARGAQLTPFPARIDRLRADGVGLRLFCETPLGGLAVRIPRCGSNLRLGDAVTLLLDMAAARLLPLSA, from the coding sequence GTGATCCATCTCGAATACCGCATCGAATACCCCGTGGTGCTGGACGTATCGCTCGACGTAGCCGGTTTCAGCGTCCTGCTCGGTTCCAGCGGTGCGGGCAAAAGCACCCTGCTCAAGGCCGTGGCCGGCCTGCTCCCTGCCACAGGGCGTCCGTTCGCAGAACTGCCGCCGGAGCGCCGCCCCGTGGGTTATCTGCCTCAGGGTTATGCCCTCTTCCCGCATCTCCGGGTCTGGGAGAATGTCGCCTTCGCCTTGCGGGGATCGCGTAACCGGCGCCGTGCCGAAGCCGACGCCCTGCTGGACGGCGTAGGCCTGGTCGAGCTTGCCGAACGCCGACCCGAGACGCTGTCCGGCGGACAGCAGCAACGGGTGGCTCTCGCCAGAGCCCTGGCCCGGAAACCCGAACTCCTGCTGCTGGACGAACCGACGTCCGCGCTCGATGCCACCACCCGCGATCAGGTCATGGGCGAATTGATCGAACTCGTCGACGAGCAAGCGATTCCCACCCTGGCCGTCACCCATGACCCGCACCTGGCCGCCATGGCCGACCGCATGGGCGTGCTTGCCGGTGGACGCATCGCTCAACAGGGAAGCCCGGCCGAGGTGTTCGGTCATCCGACGGATGCAGCGGTGGCGCGGCAGGTGGGCTATCAGAACCTGCTTCCGGCACGCGTAAGGCGCATTGCCGCAACGCACAGCGAAATCGCTTGCGGTGACGTTACCCTGCAGGTTCCCGGAGAACCGCGCTTCGCCGCGGGCGATGAGGCGTTGCTCGCCATCCGCGCGGAGGACATTCACTGCGGGAAACCGCACGAGACGGCGCGTGGCGCCCAGTTGACGCCGTTCCCGGCCCGCATAGACCGTCTGCGAGCCGACGGCGTCGGACTCAGGCTGTTTTGCGAAACGCCCCTGGGAGGCCTGGCCGTGCGTATTCCCCGATGCGGGTCGAACCTGCGACTCGGCGATGCCGTGACGTTGCTGCTGGATATGGCAGCCGCCCGGTTACTGCCGCTCAGCGCCTGA
- a CDS encoding winged helix-turn-helix domain-containing protein, with product MSEARPRIRILRGRDIAIGPGKADLLQAIDATGSISSAARQMDMSYRRAWLLVDTMNQCFVTPLVDTAVGGSGGGGARLTPLGLEVLQRYRAMETNAAAAIADDAARLNACLKPLED from the coding sequence ATGAGCGAGGCCAGACCCCGCATTCGCATCCTGCGCGGGCGCGATATCGCAATCGGCCCAGGCAAGGCCGATCTCCTCCAGGCCATCGACGCCACCGGCTCGATCTCGTCCGCCGCGCGACAGATGGACATGTCCTACCGCCGCGCTTGGCTCCTCGTGGATACGATGAACCAGTGCTTCGTGACGCCCCTGGTGGATACCGCGGTCGGCGGAAGCGGCGGCGGCGGCGCCCGTCTGACCCCGTTGGGACTAGAGGTCCTGCAACGCTACCGCGCCATGGAAACCAACGCAGCGGCCGCCATCGCCGACGACGCCGCACGGTTGAATGCCTGCCTGAAACCCCTCGAAGACTGA
- a CDS encoding extracellular solute-binding protein: protein MRRLLALLLATLTLGTAAAHAQPALTVAYAGSMGVVMDRHISPTFERKYPVSVRGIGQGAWALARLIAGGQMRADVFVSVTPGPMRLLIEKGLVHRAVPVASTQMVIAYSPKSRFAARFREAAAGRRTWYRVLEEPGLRFGRTDPATDPQGRNVILSFQLAALYYHRPRLVQRVLGPLRNPRQIFTEPSLLSRLESGQIDAVAGYLSAVRSHRLPYVALPAQINLGDPAYMRDWYSRAGFEVSGLHGGKVRVKPQPLVFYAAVLDNASHPDLARSFVRFLRSPVAQKMFRDNGYSPPHGKPLG from the coding sequence ATGCGCCGATTGCTCGCCCTGCTGCTTGCCACGCTGACGCTCGGCACTGCCGCCGCCCACGCCCAACCGGCCCTGACCGTCGCCTACGCCGGCTCGATGGGCGTGGTCATGGATCGCCATATCTCGCCAACCTTCGAGCGAAAGTACCCGGTCAGCGTGCGCGGCATCGGCCAAGGCGCCTGGGCGCTGGCGCGCCTGATCGCTGGAGGCCAGATGCGCGCCGACGTATTCGTTTCGGTCACTCCGGGCCCCATGCGCCTGCTGATCGAAAAAGGGCTGGTGCATCGCGCCGTGCCGGTCGCCAGCACCCAGATGGTGATTGCCTACAGCCCCAAATCGCGCTTCGCGGCACGATTCCGCGAAGCGGCGGCTGGCCGGCGCACATGGTACCGGGTACTGGAAGAACCGGGCCTGCGCTTCGGGCGAACGGATCCTGCCACCGATCCGCAGGGCCGCAACGTGATCCTGAGCTTTCAGCTGGCTGCGCTTTATTATCATCGTCCCCGACTGGTACAACGTGTGCTCGGCCCGTTGCGCAACCCGCGGCAGATATTCACCGAGCCGTCCCTGCTCAGTCGTCTTGAGTCCGGCCAGATCGATGCGGTGGCAGGTTACCTCAGCGCGGTCCGTTCGCATCGCCTGCCTTACGTCGCCCTGCCGGCGCAAATCAACCTCGGCGATCCCGCCTACATGCGTGACTGGTACAGCCGCGCCGGCTTCGAAGTGAGCGGCCTGCACGGCGGGAAAGTCCGGGTCAAGCCGCAGCCCCTTGTGTTCTACGCCGCCGTGTTGGACAACGCGTCGCATCCCGACCTCGCGCGATCGTTCGTGCGCTTTCTGCGCTCGCCGGTCGCCCAGAAGATGTTTCGAGACAACGGCTATAGCCCGCCTCACGGCAAGCCGCTTGGATGA
- a CDS encoding ABC transporter permease subunit, whose amino-acid sequence MNRANRLLALTATLGLGLLALPFAALIGATHWHSLGFVPGDAASIGISLTYTAIALVVIALLGTPLAYWLARSRFHGKWLVEALVLLPLLTPPLAMGILLSTLYGPYGWAGKPLARLGVELTNTAYAFVLAQVYSAAPYFIVTARAAFEGVPRELEQVALTLGKTRWQCFVSITLPLAGLGLAAAAALAWVRALGEFGVVLIIAYFPQGIPVKLWVNLQDYGLSAVYPLLWLFFLVAMPLPLLLGALSRRSGLVRA is encoded by the coding sequence ATGAACCGGGCGAACCGCCTCCTCGCGCTCACTGCGACACTGGGGCTAGGGCTGCTGGCGCTGCCCTTCGCCGCCCTGATCGGCGCGACGCACTGGCACAGCCTCGGATTCGTACCTGGCGATGCCGCCTCGATCGGCATTTCGCTGACCTATACGGCCATCGCTCTGGTCGTCATCGCGCTGCTGGGAACGCCGCTCGCCTACTGGCTGGCACGCAGCCGATTCCACGGCAAATGGCTGGTCGAGGCGTTGGTTCTGCTGCCACTGCTGACCCCACCGCTGGCCATGGGCATTTTGTTGAGCACGCTGTACGGCCCCTATGGATGGGCAGGCAAGCCGCTGGCCCGCCTGGGCGTTGAACTGACCAACACGGCATATGCCTTCGTGCTCGCCCAAGTCTATAGCGCGGCGCCCTATTTCATCGTGACCGCCCGCGCCGCCTTCGAGGGCGTGCCGCGCGAACTCGAACAGGTTGCACTCACCCTGGGCAAAACCCGCTGGCAGTGCTTCGTCTCCATCACCTTACCGCTGGCTGGGCTGGGTCTTGCCGCCGCGGCCGCACTCGCCTGGGTGCGTGCCCTGGGTGAATTCGGGGTAGTCCTGATCATCGCCTACTTCCCCCAGGGCATTCCGGTGAAACTGTGGGTCAACCTGCAGGACTACGGACTCTCCGCAGTCTACCCCCTGCTGTGGCTGTTCTTTCTGGTTGCCATGCCTCTCCCTCTGCTGCTGGGTGCGTTGTCGCGCAGATCCGGCTTGGTGCGCGCGTGA
- a CDS encoding aspartate aminotransferase family protein, whose amino-acid sequence MSDTLMHTYARLPVAFVRGEGAWLYDETGTPYLDALSGIAVCGLGHAHPAVQAALADQAATLLHTSNLYRIPLQERLGERLCTQAGMDKVFFGNSGAEANEAAIKLARLYGHQRGIELPEIVVMENSFHGRTLATLTATGNRKVQAGFEPLVRGFVRAPYGDVEALRTIAANRPGVVAILVEPIQGEGGIRIPPESYLRDLRALCDEFGWLLMLDEIQTGMGRAGRWFAHQLAGIRPDVMTLAKALGNGVPIGACLARGPAAEVFAPGNHGSTFGGNPLACRAALAVVDTIESHGLVERAAALGSRLLDALRARVGGLPGVVEVRGCGLLLGIELDRPCGELVGRALEERLLINVTAGNVIRLLPPLILDDAQAERLVDSLGSLLEAFLHDSPEQAQA is encoded by the coding sequence ATGAGCGACACACTGATGCACACCTACGCCCGCCTGCCCGTCGCCTTCGTGCGCGGAGAAGGCGCCTGGCTGTACGACGAAACGGGCACACCCTATCTCGACGCCCTCTCTGGGATAGCCGTGTGCGGGCTCGGTCACGCCCACCCGGCCGTGCAGGCCGCGCTTGCGGACCAGGCCGCCACCTTGCTGCACACATCCAATCTGTACCGCATTCCCCTGCAGGAACGTCTCGGCGAACGGCTGTGCACCCAGGCCGGTATGGACAAGGTGTTCTTCGGCAACTCCGGCGCCGAGGCCAACGAGGCTGCGATCAAGCTCGCCAGGCTCTACGGTCACCAGCGCGGCATCGAGCTGCCCGAGATCGTGGTCATGGAAAACAGCTTCCACGGCCGCACCCTGGCGACTCTGACTGCAACCGGCAACCGCAAGGTCCAGGCCGGATTCGAACCGCTGGTCCGGGGCTTCGTACGTGCGCCCTACGGCGATGTCGAGGCCTTGCGTACCATCGCCGCGAATCGCCCCGGCGTGGTCGCGATATTGGTCGAGCCGATCCAGGGCGAGGGCGGCATCCGCATACCGCCGGAAAGCTACCTCCGCGACCTGCGCGCGCTGTGCGACGAATTCGGCTGGCTGCTGATGCTGGACGAGATCCAGACCGGCATGGGACGCGCCGGACGCTGGTTCGCGCATCAGCTCGCCGGGATCAGGCCCGACGTGATGACGCTCGCCAAGGCGCTCGGCAACGGCGTACCCATCGGCGCCTGCCTTGCGCGCGGCCCAGCGGCCGAAGTATTCGCCCCCGGCAACCACGGCTCCACGTTCGGCGGCAACCCGCTCGCCTGTCGCGCCGCGCTCGCTGTCGTCGACACCATCGAATCCCACGGCCTGGTCGAACGCGCCGCCGCACTCGGCAGCCGTCTGCTGGATGCCTTGCGCGCACGTGTCGGCGGGTTGCCGGGCGTCGTCGAGGTACGCGGCTGCGGACTGCTGCTCGGCATCGAACTGGATCGCCCGTGCGGCGAATTGGTCGGCCGCGCACTGGAAGAGCGCCTGCTCATCAATGTCACTGCAGGAAACGTGATCCGCCTGCTGCCCCCGCTGATCCTCGACGACGCGCAGGCCGAGCGTCTGGTCGACAGCCTCGGCAGCCTGCTGGAGGCCTTTCTGCACGACTCGCCCGAGCAGGCCCAGGCATGA
- a CDS encoding thioredoxin fold domain-containing protein — protein sequence MNVRAMSKPYLRYLWLVLGIWLTLSGLAQAATQSRSELLRDAAKAHWIAEGHGHRVVYVIFDPNCPYCHLVYVDSQAYLKKYQFRWVPVDILTRTSPGKAAAMLEARDPKAALKENEDHFVRARGKLGGLKPLAHMTAATRKALDYNKKLLAKTGMEVVPTIIYLKKDGKAKVIKGAPAKADFAAMLAEVSGS from the coding sequence GTGAACGTTCGTGCTATGAGCAAGCCGTATCTGCGCTACTTGTGGCTGGTATTGGGTATCTGGCTCACCCTCTCCGGCCTGGCCCAGGCAGCCACTCAATCCAGGTCCGAATTGCTGCGTGATGCGGCAAAGGCGCATTGGATCGCCGAGGGGCATGGGCACCGTGTCGTGTACGTGATCTTCGATCCCAACTGCCCCTACTGCCATCTCGTGTACGTGGATTCACAGGCCTATCTCAAGAAGTATCAGTTTCGCTGGGTTCCGGTGGACATCCTTACGCGGACGAGTCCCGGCAAGGCCGCGGCCATGTTGGAAGCGCGCGATCCCAAGGCTGCGTTGAAGGAAAACGAAGACCATTTCGTGCGCGCGCGCGGCAAGCTGGGCGGACTTAAACCCTTGGCGCACATGACCGCCGCGACCCGCAAGGCGCTTGATTACAACAAGAAGCTGCTGGCCAAGACCGGGATGGAGGTCGTGCCGACGATCATTTATCTCAAGAAGGACGGCAAGGCCAAGGTGATCAAGGGCGCGCCGGCGAAAGCGGATTTTGCTGCCATGCTTGCCGAGGTTTCCGGTTCCTGA
- a CDS encoding superoxide dismutase, translated as MAFELPSLPYAKDALAPHISAETLEFHHDKHHATYVTNLNKLVPGTEFEGASLEDIICKAPAGGIFNNAAQVWNHTFYFNALSPNGGGEPTGALAEAIASTFGSFAEFKEKFSQSAATNFGSGWTWLVKNASGALEIVNTGNAGNPLRDGHTPLLTVDVWEHAYYIDYRNARPKYLEGWWNLVNWAFVAENYGA; from the coding sequence ATGGCCTTTGAACTGCCATCCCTACCCTATGCCAAGGACGCACTGGCTCCGCACATCTCGGCGGAGACCCTCGAGTTCCATCACGACAAGCACCACGCCACCTATGTGACGAATCTGAACAAACTGGTACCCGGTACCGAATTCGAAGGTGCCAGCCTCGAAGACATCATCTGCAAGGCCCCGGCTGGTGGCATCTTCAACAATGCCGCGCAGGTCTGGAACCATACCTTCTACTTCAACGCCCTGAGCCCGAACGGCGGTGGCGAACCGACCGGCGCCCTGGCCGAGGCGATTGCCAGCACCTTCGGCAGCTTCGCCGAGTTCAAGGAGAAGTTCAGCCAGTCTGCGGCCACCAACTTCGGCTCCGGCTGGACCTGGTTGGTGAAGAACGCCTCCGGCGCGCTTGAGATCGTGAACACCGGCAATGCCGGCAATCCGCTGCGCGACGGCCACACCCCGCTGCTGACCGTAGACGTCTGGGAACACGCGTACTACATCGACTACCGCAACGCCCGTCCGAAATATCTCGAGGGCTGGTGGAATCTGGTCAATTGGGCGTTCGTGGCCGAGAACTACGGCGCCTGA